CCTTCACGAGCGCGTCGATGTAGAGCGGGTCGTCGTGATAGGCTGGCAAGGTCCGCAGCGCAGGTTGCCAACGCATTTTCCCCAGCGTTTCCGCAGCCTTGTCCACAACCGTCGCGGTCGTCGCGCCGCAGTATTGCGGATAGAGCGGCGCGAGCAGGATCCGTTCGCACCCGGCATCCTTGAGCCGGGCCATCTCTGCCTCGATCGAGGGATTGCCATAACGCATCGCCCAGCCGACCTGCACGCTATCGCCCAGCCGCGCCTGAAGTGCCGCAGCCTGGTCCGCTGTAATCACCGCCAGCGGCGAGCCGCGCTCGGTCCATACCTGGCGATAGGCGTGTGCGCTCTTCTTCGGGCGGGTGTTGAGGATGATCCCGCGCAAGATCGGTTGCCAGGCGATCGGAGGAATCTCGACCACGCGGCGATCGGACAGGAATTCGGCAAGGTAGCGTTTGACCGACTTGGGATCGGGCGCGTCGGGCGTGCCGAGATTGACCAGCAAGACACCGATACCGCCGGTCTTTACCGGCGGATGGTCGGGCGGGGGCGAAGGCGGGTTGATCATCATATCCCGTCGGAGATGAGGGGCAGGCGGCGCAGGCGCAACCCCGTCGCCGACTGCAGGGCGTTGGCGATCGCCGGAGCGGCCACGGCGACCCCGATCTCGCCGGGATCTGCCGGCAGCCCGTCAGCAGGAACGAACTCGACATCGACTTCGGGCGCGTCGACCAGCATCGGCAGTGACAGGTCGGCCAGCCGTCCGCTGACGGGCGCGCCGTTCTGGTAAGTGAAAGCGGCACCCGTCGCAGTGCCCAACCCGAACAGCAAGCCGCCTTCTATCTGTTGGCGCGCAATGTCGAGATTGACGATGCGGCCGAGGTCGACCGCTGCGGAAAGCTTGCTGACCTTCACTCCTCCGCCGCCTGCGCGCGCGGTGGCAACACAGGCGATCCGTGCGGTCGCTTCATCGTCCTTTCCGCTGCCGATGCGCCAGCAGGCGATGCCCTGCCCGCTCTCGTTAGCCCCGCCATCCCACTGCGCCATTCGTGCCGCGCGCTGGAGGCATTCCGCGAGACGCGGATCGTCGCCCAGCAACTCCATCCGGTAGGATAAGGGTTCGCGCGCGACGCGCTTGGCAAGCTCGTCCATGAAGCATTCGACCGCGAAGGCGAGATAGGCGTGGGCATTGCCGCGCATCCGCCCGCTTGGCAGGCCGACGTTCACCGGCACGTGGTCGATCGCGATATCGGGGATCGAATAGGGGACCAGCGCGCCTTCGAACGCCAGCGGGTCGGCGGTGGCATCGGTTACCCTCAGAGCCGCTTCGGCAGTGCGGTTGTCGAACAGTCGCTTGCCGAACTCGCGCACGGTCGCGGGCATCGCCACGCGCAGCCGCAAGCCTTGGGCGGAACCGTCTTCTTTCGCCGTCCAGCCGCTCGCGAGGCACGCCAGTGGCGCGCGTGGACGCCCGGCAACACCTTCTTGTCGCCGCGACCAGATCAGCTGGACCGGGCGACCGGCCGCTTGTGCCAACACCGCCGCTTCGATCGCCTGGTCGTGCTCCAAGCGGCGGTCGAAGCTGCCGCCGGCACCCATCGGGTAAACCACCACGTCGCGTTCGCTCAGGCCGACCGCTTTCGCCGCCGCGTGCCGCGCATGCTCGGGTGCCTGCGTCGCGAGCCACAGTTCAAGCTGCCCGTCCTCGAGCCGCGCGGTGGCACTTGCGGTTTCCAGCGTCGCCTGCGTCTGCGGCACGATGTCATAGCGATAGGTGCATGACGGGTCGCCGAGATGGTCGTCGCCATCGCCGCGCGTGAAGATTCGAACCGCCTCGCCCTTGGTCACCGCTTCTTCAAGCCGTTCGTCGATCGAATCGCTGCTTGGCCCACCGGACACTTTGAAGCGCGGCTTCATCAGCGTGAGCGCACGCTCTGCGGCCCACCACGTCTCGGCGAGCACCGCAACCCAGCTCGGATTCTGCACGACCTTGACGAGGCCTCGCACTTTGCGGGCTGCGTCCTTGTCGAACCCGGACAGCGTGGCATCGCCAGCCGGGGCGTGGCGGATTGCAGCGTAGACCATGTCCGGCAGGCGGATATCGCCGGCGAACAGGTAACTGCCATCGACCTTTGCCGGCAAGTCGAGCCGGGGATAGGGGATCGGCTGGTCCTGGTCCGCAGGGCCGGGCGCTTCGGCATAGGGCTGCGCACTGACAGGCGGCGGATCGGGCGGCGATTGGCGTGCAGCATCGGCGGCTAGTGCGGCGAACGACAAGTGCTTGCCGGCGTGGATTATGAACCCGTCGCGCGCCTCGCATTCCTCCCACGCGACGCCCCACCGCTCCGCCGCGACCATTGCCAGCATGGCTCGGGCAGAGGCGGCGGCATTACGCGCGGGACCTTCGAATGCCGCCAGCGAGAGCCCTTCGGCAGTGGCATTGAACGGTCCTTCCTGCGCGTAGCGGAGCGCCAGGACGCTGTCGGGCCGTTCGGCGAGACCGGGCATCACCGGCATCCACAGCGGTGCCCATTTCGCAGCCAGCGGCACGTTGGGATAGGCACCCGAGATCGGCGCTGGTTCGACTGCAACCTGCCGCCAGTCGGCACCGAGTTCGGCTGCGACCAGCTGCGGCAACAGGGTAGTAATGCCCTGTCCCATTTCGAGCTGCGGGACCGCCACGGTTACCACTCCGTCGCGCCCGATCTTGAGCCATGCGCCGAACGCCCATTCGTCACTCCCGGGCGAAAGCGGGGTCGAGAACTGGCGCGGCCACAAACCCCACGCGACGAGCAGTCCGCCCCCTGCGGCGGCACCTGCCAGCAATCCGCGGCGGGTGACCTGCATCGCTCAGCCCACCGCGACCGGCTGGCGCGCGTCGATCCATGCGCCGAGCTGCTGCGCGATAGCGGCGAAGGCCCCTGCTTGCGGCCCGTCAGCAGCTGCGGGCGGCTCTCCGCTGTCGCTGGCCATTCGGATTTCGCGCGCCAGAGGGATGCGGCCGAGGAACGCGATCCCTTCGGCCCTTGCTTCCTCCTCAACCCCGCCGACACCGAACGGATCGCTCGCTTCGCCGCAATGTGGGCAGACATACCCGGCCATGTTCTCGACCAGCCCGATCACCGGCACGCCGCCGGTTGCGAACAATTGCGCCGCGCGGCGCGCGTCGATCAGCGCGATATCCTGCGGCGTCGAGACGATCACCGCACCAGCGGGTTTGTGCTTTTGCAGCATGGTGATCTGCACGTCACCGGTACCAGGCGGCAGGTCCATCAGCAGCACCTCGACACCCGACCAGTCCGCCTCCATCAACTGGACCAGCGCGCCGCCCGCCATCGGCCCGCGCCATGCGACTGCACGGCCCGGTTCGACCAGGTGACCGATCGAGAGCATCTTTACCCCGAACTTGCTGTCGATCGGGATCAGTTGCTTGTCGCGCGCCTGCGGGCGCTGCCCCGCCGTGCCGAGCATCGTCGGCTGGCTCGGTCCATAGATATCGGCGTCGACCAGCCCGACCTTGCGTCCGGCCCGCGCCAGCGCAACCGCAAGATTGGCGGTCAAAGTCGACTTGCCGACACCGCCCTTGCCCGAGCCGATGGCGATGACGACCGGTCCCGCTGGCGGCTCCGGCCGATCGGCCATCAGCGCCACGCGGACATCCTTCACGCCATTGGCCTGCGACAGCACATCCTTGGCCGCGCGCTCGAGGTCGGCACATTCGCCCGCGCTCAGGCCCTCGGCATCGAGAACGCCCGTCGCAGTGCCATCGCGCAATGACAACGACCGCACCCGGTCGGCAATCGAAGCGGGAAGGAGGCGCTTGAGCGTGTCTTCGTCCATCTAGGCAATCCACTAGCAGCAAAATCGCAGCCGCCACCCCTGTTTTTCCCGCGATCCCCACCTATAAGAGAAGGCATGAAGATCACGGATGGGTTGGGACACATTTCAAACTGGGCTGCACACGGGCTGGCAATGGCCGGCAAGGGCAATCCCTGGGGCGGCACGTCTGGCGGCAGCGGAGATGGCTCCGATGACGGCAATGATAGCGGCGATGATAGTGGCGACGGCACGGACGGAGAAACTCCTGCCGACAAGCCGCGCGGCCCGCGCAACCCGTGGCTGCCAGGCGGCGGCGAGCCGCGCCGATCGGCTGGCATAGAAGACATCTTCCGCCATCGCGGCCCCGAGGGCCCGCGCCGCGGTGGTGGCGGCCCCGGCTTCCGCTTGCCCGATGCTCCGGGTGGCCGCAGCTGGTTCCCGCTCGCGGTACTGGCGATCATCGCCGTGTGGCTGGGCTTTTCGATGTTCCACCAGGTCGGCCCGAAGGAAGAAGGGATCGTCACCACGTTCGGCAAGTATAGCCGCACGCTGCAATCGGGCCTGAACTTCACTGCGCCGTGGCCATTCCAGGAAGTCTATGTCCAGAACGTCAGCGAAATCCGCATCGACAACATCCCCGAAGGAACC
Above is a window of Tsuneonella mangrovi DNA encoding:
- a CDS encoding xanthine dehydrogenase family protein molybdopterin-binding subunit translates to MQVTRRGLLAGAAAGGGLLVAWGLWPRQFSTPLSPGSDEWAFGAWLKIGRDGVVTVAVPQLEMGQGITTLLPQLVAAELGADWRQVAVEPAPISGAYPNVPLAAKWAPLWMPVMPGLAERPDSVLALRYAQEGPFNATAEGLSLAAFEGPARNAAASARAMLAMVAAERWGVAWEECEARDGFIIHAGKHLSFAALAADAARQSPPDPPPVSAQPYAEAPGPADQDQPIPYPRLDLPAKVDGSYLFAGDIRLPDMVYAAIRHAPAGDATLSGFDKDAARKVRGLVKVVQNPSWVAVLAETWWAAERALTLMKPRFKVSGGPSSDSIDERLEEAVTKGEAVRIFTRGDGDDHLGDPSCTYRYDIVPQTQATLETASATARLEDGQLELWLATQAPEHARHAAAKAVGLSERDVVVYPMGAGGSFDRRLEHDQAIEAAVLAQAAGRPVQLIWSRRQEGVAGRPRAPLACLASGWTAKEDGSAQGLRLRVAMPATVREFGKRLFDNRTAEAALRVTDATADPLAFEGALVPYSIPDIAIDHVPVNVGLPSGRMRGNAHAYLAFAVECFMDELAKRVAREPLSYRMELLGDDPRLAECLQRAARMAQWDGGANESGQGIACWRIGSGKDDEATARIACVATARAGGGGVKVSKLSAAVDLGRIVNLDIARQQIEGGLLFGLGTATGAAFTYQNGAPVSGRLADLSLPMLVDAPEVDVEFVPADGLPADPGEIGVAVAAPAIANALQSATGLRLRRLPLISDGI
- the hemH gene encoding ferrochelatase, translated to MMINPPSPPPDHPPVKTGGIGVLLVNLGTPDAPDPKSVKRYLAEFLSDRRVVEIPPIAWQPILRGIILNTRPKKSAHAYRQVWTERGSPLAVITADQAAALQARLGDSVQVGWAMRYGNPSIEAEMARLKDAGCERILLAPLYPQYCGATTATVVDKAAETLGKMRWQPALRTLPAYHDDPLYIDALVKDLGRQLDALDFAPEVILLSFHGMPARTLELGDPYHCQCQKTARLLEQALARPGLRCVTTFQSRFGRAKWLEPATDAVLEAEAKAGTKRLAIAAPGFSADCLETLEELAIRGREQFERAGGEQFAALSCLNAGDPGMDMLEALVRRELAGWI
- a CDS encoding Mrp/NBP35 family ATP-binding protein, whose product is MADRPEPPAGPVVIAIGSGKGGVGKSTLTANLAVALARAGRKVGLVDADIYGPSQPTMLGTAGQRPQARDKQLIPIDSKFGVKMLSIGHLVEPGRAVAWRGPMAGGALVQLMEADWSGVEVLLMDLPPGTGDVQITMLQKHKPAGAVIVSTPQDIALIDARRAAQLFATGGVPVIGLVENMAGYVCPHCGEASDPFGVGGVEEEARAEGIAFLGRIPLAREIRMASDSGEPPAAADGPQAGAFAAIAQQLGAWIDARQPVAVG